A genomic window from Winogradskyella sp. J14-2 includes:
- the recJ gene encoding single-stranded-DNA-specific exonuclease RecJ — MRWTLKPKPDTSKVEALKNALQVDDIVATLLLQRGIETFKDAKTFFRPSYNDLHNPYLMKDMDKAVARVEQAITEGENILVYGDYDVDGTTAVALMSSYLKTRTANVATYIPDRYEEGYGVSYQGIDFAHDNDFTLIIALDCGIKAIEKIAYAKEKGIDFIICDHHRPGNEIPDAVAVLDPKREDCEYPFKELCGCGVGFKLITALASGQGQTTEDLTEYLDLVATAIGADIVPIVGENRALAYFGLQVINNNPRPGIKAIIAEVKKEELSIIDVVFIVAPRINAAGRMKHGNHAVTLLTETDFNLAASYAVDIDQFNTDRKETDRLITEEALLQIEKNEEQDRFTTVVYNENWHKGVIGIVASRLTETYYRPTLVFTKSGERLAASARSVKGFDVYNALEACSEFIEQFGGHKYAAGLTLLPENYEAFKAKFETVVKDTIDPKLLTPELKVDLQIELSQIDHKLYRIMRQFAPFGPGNMTPVFMTQGVQDTGWGKCVGEDDKHLRFTAKQSNSNPIICIGFGLGDKLDIIKNKNTFDAAYTIDENHWNGDVSLQLRVKDLKS; from the coding sequence ATGCGCTGGACACTAAAACCAAAACCAGACACATCAAAAGTTGAAGCTTTAAAAAACGCACTTCAGGTCGATGATATTGTAGCGACATTATTGTTGCAACGCGGCATCGAAACTTTTAAAGATGCCAAGACGTTTTTTAGACCAAGTTATAACGATTTGCATAATCCATACCTTATGAAGGATATGGACAAGGCCGTTGCACGCGTAGAGCAAGCCATTACTGAAGGAGAAAATATTTTAGTTTATGGTGATTATGATGTGGATGGCACTACGGCTGTGGCTTTAATGTCCTCGTATTTAAAAACCAGAACAGCGAATGTAGCCACCTATATTCCAGATCGCTACGAAGAGGGTTACGGTGTGTCTTACCAAGGTATTGATTTTGCTCACGATAATGATTTTACACTTATTATAGCACTGGATTGTGGAATAAAAGCTATTGAAAAGATAGCCTATGCCAAAGAAAAAGGCATTGATTTTATTATTTGCGATCATCACAGACCAGGAAATGAAATTCCCGATGCAGTTGCAGTTTTAGATCCCAAACGAGAAGATTGTGAGTATCCTTTTAAAGAACTTTGTGGTTGTGGAGTTGGTTTTAAGTTAATCACTGCTTTAGCCTCTGGACAAGGCCAAACTACAGAAGATTTAACCGAGTATCTCGATTTGGTAGCCACAGCAATTGGTGCAGATATTGTACCTATTGTTGGCGAAAATAGAGCTTTAGCCTATTTTGGGTTGCAGGTTATAAATAATAATCCAAGACCAGGTATAAAAGCCATTATTGCAGAGGTTAAAAAGGAAGAATTATCCATTATCGATGTGGTTTTTATTGTGGCGCCACGTATTAATGCAGCAGGACGAATGAAACATGGTAACCATGCTGTAACTTTATTAACTGAAACCGATTTTAATCTAGCAGCGAGTTATGCTGTGGATATCGATCAGTTTAATACAGATCGAAAGGAAACCGACAGACTCATCACCGAAGAAGCCTTACTTCAAATTGAAAAAAATGAAGAGCAGGACCGATTTACAACCGTTGTTTATAACGAAAACTGGCACAAGGGAGTCATAGGTATTGTTGCTTCTAGGCTTACTGAGACCTATTACAGACCAACATTGGTATTTACAAAAAGTGGTGAAAGATTAGCCGCTTCGGCACGTTCGGTAAAAGGTTTTGATGTGTATAACGCATTAGAAGCGTGTTCGGAATTTATAGAGCAGTTTGGTGGCCATAAATATGCCGCTGGTTTAACGTTGTTGCCTGAAAATTACGAGGCATTTAAAGCAAAATTTGAAACTGTTGTTAAAGACACCATAGATCCGAAGCTATTAACACCAGAGTTAAAGGTAGATTTGCAGATAGAACTTAGCCAGATAGATCATAAACTTTATAGAATTATGCGACAATTTGCACCATTTGGACCAGGAAATATGACGCCAGTTTTTATGACACAAGGTGTACAAGATACCGGTTGGGGAAAATGTGTTGGCGAAGACGATAAACATTTGCGTTTTACAGCAAAACAATCTAACAGTAATCCAATAATCTGCATTGGTTTTGGATTGGGAGATAAATTAGATATTATTAAAAACAAAAATACCTTTGATGCAGCCTACACCATTGATGAAAATCATTGGAATGGAGATGTGAGTTTGCAATTGAGAGTTAAAGATCTGAAATCCTAA
- a CDS encoding UDP-2,3-diacylglucosamine diphosphatase has translation MEIPEGKKIYFASDNHLGAPTMEASRPRERKFVAWLDHVKQDAAAIFLMGDLFDFWFEYKTVIPKGFARTLGKLAEITDSGIPVYYFVGNHDLWMSGYFEDELNIPVFHTPQEFTFKMNTERSRSTFFIGHGDGLGPGDKGYKRMKKVFTNPFFKWLFRWLHPDIGVRIAQYLSVKNKLISGDDDAKFLGEDNEWLVTYCKSKLKQQHYDYFVFGHRHLPLDIQLNANSKYMNLGDWIQYYTYGVFDGSTLKLKEY, from the coding sequence ATAGAAATCCCAGAAGGCAAGAAAATATATTTTGCTTCAGACAACCATCTAGGTGCGCCAACCATGGAAGCTTCCCGTCCTAGAGAGAGAAAGTTTGTAGCTTGGTTAGACCATGTAAAACAAGATGCTGCAGCGATTTTCTTGATGGGAGATTTATTTGATTTTTGGTTTGAATATAAAACAGTTATTCCAAAAGGTTTTGCTAGGACATTAGGTAAATTAGCAGAGATTACAGACTCTGGAATTCCAGTATATTATTTTGTGGGTAACCATGATTTATGGATGAGTGGTTATTTTGAAGACGAACTCAATATTCCTGTTTTCCACACACCTCAAGAATTCACATTTAAAATGAATACTGAGCGTAGTCGAAGTACATTTTTTATTGGTCACGGAGATGGCTTAGGTCCAGGCGATAAAGGCTATAAACGCATGAAAAAAGTCTTTACCAATCCATTTTTTAAATGGTTATTTAGATGGTTACATCCAGATATTGGAGTGAGAATAGCCCAATACTTGTCTGTAAAAAACAAATTGATTTCTGGTGATGATGATGCCAAGTTTTTAGGGGAAGACAATGAGTGGTTGGTCACCTATTGCAAAAGTAAACTTAAACAACAACACTATGATTATTTTGTTTTTGGTCATAGGCACTTGCCGTTAGATATTCAGTTAAATGCAAATTCAAAATATATGAACCTAGGTGACTGGATTCAATATTATACCTATGGAGTTTTTGATGGCTCTACACTTAAATTGAAAGAATATTAA
- a CDS encoding MFS transporter: MNKNDPYAALRFKEFNIFLLVRFALVFGWSMQFVVIEWQVYSLTNDELSLGMIGLCEFLPAFFLAPFAGHIVDRKEKRNLFTLCIALFSLISFGLFWLTSEQIEASWSTKSILIGIYSLVFFGGVLRAFFGPTIFSLIALIVPKSAYPNAATWSSSTWKGASVFGALCGGFLIAWIGVHYTLGIIFGLVMLALLFVFRIDKKPILNKATNESIKESLKSGIKFVFNDKVILGALTLDMVAVLFGGAVAIFAVFAKDVLDAGPRGFGILNAALSSGSIITMVATTYIPITKNTGKKLLVSVFGFGVFMIVFGASKLLWLSVIALFFSGVFDGISMVVRQTILQLKTPDHMRGRVGAVNSMFVGSSNELGAVESGIAARIFGAPLAVVLGGSVTLLTVVIMSLKNKALRELDLQEDIEEKFDEIKS, from the coding sequence TTGAATAAAAACGATCCATACGCAGCACTAAGGTTTAAGGAATTCAATATATTTTTATTGGTGAGATTTGCTTTGGTCTTTGGGTGGTCTATGCAATTTGTTGTTATAGAATGGCAGGTCTATTCTTTAACGAATGACGAATTAAGTTTAGGAATGATAGGGCTTTGCGAATTTTTACCAGCGTTCTTTTTGGCACCATTTGCAGGTCATATTGTAGATCGAAAGGAAAAACGTAATCTTTTTACATTATGTATAGCACTATTCTCTTTAATTAGTTTTGGCTTGTTTTGGTTGACTTCAGAACAAATCGAAGCAAGTTGGAGTACCAAAAGCATCTTAATTGGTATTTATAGTTTAGTGTTTTTTGGAGGTGTTTTGAGAGCATTTTTTGGTCCAACCATTTTTTCATTAATTGCTTTAATAGTACCGAAGTCAGCCTATCCTAATGCAGCAACATGGAGTAGTAGTACTTGGAAAGGGGCAAGTGTTTTTGGTGCGCTGTGTGGAGGTTTCTTGATAGCTTGGATAGGTGTACACTATACCTTAGGAATTATTTTTGGATTAGTAATGTTAGCTTTGCTGTTTGTGTTTAGAATAGATAAAAAGCCAATTTTAAACAAAGCAACAAACGAATCTATAAAAGAAAGTCTTAAATCTGGAATTAAATTTGTCTTTAACGATAAGGTTATTTTAGGCGCATTAACTCTAGATATGGTCGCTGTACTTTTTGGTGGAGCAGTAGCTATTTTTGCGGTATTTGCTAAAGATGTATTGGATGCAGGTCCTAGAGGATTCGGAATTTTAAATGCTGCTTTGTCTTCTGGAAGTATTATAACCATGGTAGCTACTACTTATATTCCTATTACGAAGAATACAGGTAAAAAATTACTAGTGTCAGTGTTTGGTTTTGGTGTATTTATGATTGTGTTTGGCGCTTCAAAATTACTGTGGCTTAGTGTTATTGCCTTGTTCTTTTCTGGTGTGTTTGATGGTATCTCTATGGTGGTACGTCAAACCATTCTTCAACTTAAAACTCCAGATCATATGCGAGGTCGAGTGGGCGCTGTGAACTCTATGTTTGTTGGGTCTTCTAATGAGTTAGGTGCAGTAGAGAGCGGTATAGCAGCACGTATTTTTGGCGCACCTTTGGCAGTTGTTCTAGGTGGTTCGGTTACGCTTTTAACGGTTGTTATTATGAGCTTAAAAAACAAAGCATTAAGAGAGCTCGATTTACAAGAAGATATCGAAGAGAAGTTCGATGAAATAAAATCTTAA
- a CDS encoding Fic family protein, with amino-acid sequence MYILENLPLKVDIETKKVLKKLPNARAALAELKGVAATMPNPSILVNTLSLQEAKDSSAVENIITTHDELFKAELNLNLVKNIAAKEVQNYASALKTGYEYVHKNRLITNSSVLEIHKELEQNNAGYRTLPGTDLKNDKTNEVVYTPPQSKLVIKELMNNLIDYINNDLLDDLDPLIKMAVIHHQFESIHPFYDGNGRVGRIINILYLVRRNLLEYPSLYLSRYIIQNKAEYYKLLQSVRDFGDWEPWICFILDAIESVSNQAVKLITDMKKEMQSYKFFIRDNFKFYSQDLINNLFKHPYTKIDFLKRDLKVSRQTASKYLNELAMSDGNILTKVVIGRDSYFVNNGLLKLFAEYDYKL; translated from the coding sequence ATGTATATTTTAGAAAACTTACCCCTAAAAGTAGATATTGAAACTAAAAAAGTTTTGAAGAAACTCCCAAATGCTAGGGCTGCACTAGCAGAGTTAAAGGGTGTAGCGGCTACTATGCCTAATCCGTCCATTCTAGTAAACACACTATCTCTTCAAGAAGCGAAAGATAGTTCGGCTGTAGAAAACATAATTACTACTCATGATGAACTATTCAAGGCTGAACTGAACTTAAATTTAGTAAAAAATATAGCCGCTAAGGAAGTGCAAAACTATGCGTCAGCACTCAAGACTGGGTATGAATATGTTCATAAAAATAGACTAATAACAAATAGTTCTGTTCTAGAAATACACAAGGAATTAGAACAAAACAATGCTGGTTACCGAACGTTACCAGGAACTGATTTAAAGAATGATAAAACAAACGAAGTAGTATATACACCTCCTCAATCTAAATTAGTTATTAAGGAGCTAATGAATAATCTTATAGATTATATCAATAATGATTTATTAGATGATTTAGACCCATTAATAAAAATGGCAGTAATTCATCATCAGTTCGAAAGCATACATCCTTTTTATGATGGTAATGGAAGAGTAGGTAGAATAATTAATATCCTATATCTAGTAAGAAGGAATTTATTGGAGTATCCTTCTTTATACCTTAGCAGATATATAATTCAGAATAAAGCGGAATATTATAAATTACTTCAAAGTGTTAGAGATTTTGGAGATTGGGAGCCTTGGATTTGTTTTATTCTTGATGCCATTGAATCTGTTTCCAATCAGGCAGTTAAGCTTATTACTGATATGAAAAAAGAAATGCAAAGCTATAAGTTTTTTATTAGAGATAATTTTAAGTTTTACAGCCAAGATTTGATAAATAATCTATTTAAGCATCCGTATACTAAAATCGATTTTTTGAAAAGAGATTTAAAGGTCAGTAGACAGACTGCTTCTAAATACTTGAATGAATTAGCTATGAGCGATGGTAATATTTTAACAAAGGTTGTTATTGGAAGAGACAGCTATTTTGTCAATAATGGTTTATTAAAATTATTTGCAGAATATGACTATAAGTTATGA
- a CDS encoding MATE family efflux transporter yields MSTTKITLKQINKLAIPALISGISEPILSLTDAAIIGNMDLNATESLAAVGIVTTFLSMLIWVLGQTRSAISSIVSQYLGADQLSEVKNLPAQAMFIITSLSLIIIAVTYPLASQIFKLYNASDLILTYSVDYYHIRVFGFPFTLFTIAVFGTFRGLQNTYYPMLIAITGAVANIILDIVLVYGIEGFIPAMHIKGAAYASVFAQVIMALLSVYYILKKTDIPLLVKFPFNKEINRFILMIANLFIRTIALNVALYFGTSYATKYGTTYIAAYTIAINLWFLGAFLIDGYASAGNILSGKLYGAKDYKTLMALSNKLIKYGVVVGVIIGLVGAVFYYPIGSIFTDDKAVLEEFSKVFWMILAMQPLCALAFIFDGVFKGLGKMEYLRNVLLFSTLLVFIPVIFTTDALDYKLHGIFIAFTLWIIARGLPLIIKFRKTFNTLIQNT; encoded by the coding sequence TTGAGCACAACAAAAATTACTTTAAAACAAATCAATAAACTTGCTATACCAGCATTAATCTCTGGTATTTCTGAGCCTATTTTATCTTTAACCGATGCTGCAATTATTGGTAATATGGACTTAAATGCCACAGAGTCTTTAGCAGCTGTAGGTATCGTTACCACATTTTTATCCATGCTCATTTGGGTTTTAGGACAAACGCGTAGTGCAATTTCATCTATTGTTTCTCAATACTTAGGTGCAGATCAACTAAGCGAAGTAAAAAATCTACCTGCACAAGCCATGTTTATCATTACATCGCTTAGCTTAATAATTATTGCTGTAACCTATCCTTTAGCTTCACAAATTTTTAAACTCTATAATGCTTCAGATTTAATATTAACCTACAGTGTAGACTATTACCATATACGTGTGTTTGGTTTTCCGTTTACACTCTTTACTATCGCTGTTTTTGGTACATTTAGAGGCTTGCAAAACACCTATTACCCAATGCTTATTGCTATTACTGGTGCAGTAGCTAATATAATTTTGGATATTGTTTTGGTTTATGGTATCGAAGGGTTCATTCCTGCTATGCATATTAAAGGAGCCGCTTATGCAAGTGTCTTTGCTCAGGTAATAATGGCACTTCTCTCTGTTTATTACATACTTAAAAAAACAGACATACCTTTGTTGGTTAAATTTCCTTTTAACAAAGAGATTAATCGTTTTATATTAATGATTGCCAACTTATTTATTAGAACTATTGCGCTTAATGTAGCTTTGTATTTTGGCACAAGCTATGCCACAAAATATGGCACTACATATATCGCAGCTTATACAATAGCTATAAATCTTTGGTTTCTGGGTGCTTTTCTTATTGATGGTTATGCAAGTGCAGGAAATATATTATCAGGTAAATTATATGGTGCTAAAGACTATAAAACACTCATGGCGCTTAGTAATAAACTTATAAAATATGGTGTTGTAGTCGGTGTAATAATTGGCTTAGTTGGTGCGGTTTTCTATTATCCAATTGGTTCTATTTTTACGGATGATAAAGCTGTGTTAGAAGAATTTAGTAAGGTGTTTTGGATGATTCTTGCTATGCAACCTTTATGTGCGCTTGCCTTTATATTCGATGGAGTTTTTAAAGGCTTAGGAAAAATGGAATACCTAAGAAACGTATTGTTATTTTCAACGCTTCTTGTATTTATTCCTGTTATTTTTACTACTGATGCTTTAGATTATAAACTTCACGGTATATTCATTGCCTTTACACTTTGGATTATAGCAAGAGGGCTTCCACTAATTATAAAATTTAGAAAAACATTCAATACACTAATCCAAAACACTTAA
- a CDS encoding 6-pyruvoyl trahydropterin synthase family protein, producing the protein MSKIRITKQFSFEAGHALHGYDGKCRNLHGHSYYLYVTVIGSPIQDDKNVKHGMVIDFGDLKKIVKDEIVDVFDHSMIFNKNTPHLELATDLKNRGHNVILVDYQPTTEMMIIDFAKKIKKRLPNNIELHSLKLQETATSFAEWYASENE; encoded by the coding sequence ATGAGTAAAATCCGAATTACAAAACAATTCTCTTTTGAAGCTGGTCATGCATTGCATGGTTACGATGGTAAATGTAGAAATTTACATGGTCACAGCTATTATTTATATGTTACAGTTATTGGCTCACCAATCCAAGACGACAAAAACGTGAAGCACGGGATGGTGATAGATTTTGGCGATTTAAAAAAAATTGTCAAAGATGAAATTGTTGATGTTTTTGATCATAGCATGATTTTTAACAAAAACACACCTCATCTCGAACTAGCAACAGACTTAAAAAATCGTGGTCATAATGTTATTCTGGTAGATTACCAGCCAACAACTGAAATGATGATTATTGATTTTGCCAAAAAAATCAAAAAGCGTTTACCAAACAATATAGAACTACATTCCTTAAAACTTCAAGAAACGGCCACTAGTTTCGCTGAGTGGTATGCTTCTGAAAATGAGTAA
- a CDS encoding universal stress protein — MKTILVPVGSSKNAKSHLQYAVDFAKAFGAKVYVVQIYNVYTKAGTMIKVDHILERESKAFLESHVAAIDTKGVDVVTKTFKGKLIDTIEKVCHALDVDLIILEPRTNSIKDEVYLGKTSGKIIKRTQIPALIVPEGYVYKPIVKMLLALKSAVVKREGVLQPIHSIKNQFKAVLNLLLVKTPYHNPEDFEINDELKAMVTNTTEAESPTTFQAVLEHYKNHSPDLLCVVRRKRGFFSKLWEDDVILKKDFHSSTIPVLVLSGLK, encoded by the coding sequence ATGAAAACGATTTTAGTTCCTGTTGGGTCTTCAAAAAACGCAAAATCGCATTTACAATATGCTGTTGACTTTGCCAAAGCTTTTGGCGCTAAGGTATATGTGGTTCAAATATATAACGTTTACACCAAAGCAGGAACTATGATAAAAGTAGATCATATTTTGGAGCGAGAGTCTAAAGCTTTTTTAGAATCGCACGTTGCAGCAATTGACACTAAAGGTGTGGATGTTGTTACCAAAACTTTTAAGGGCAAATTGATTGATACTATTGAGAAAGTGTGTCATGCCCTAGATGTAGACCTAATTATTTTAGAACCAAGAACGAATTCTATTAAGGATGAGGTTTATTTAGGCAAAACATCTGGAAAGATTATAAAACGAACGCAAATACCCGCTTTAATTGTACCAGAGGGTTATGTATACAAGCCAATAGTAAAAATGTTATTGGCATTAAAATCTGCTGTTGTTAAACGCGAGGGTGTACTGCAACCAATACATAGTATAAAAAATCAGTTTAAGGCTGTTCTTAATTTGTTGTTGGTAAAAACCCCTTATCATAATCCCGAAGACTTTGAGATAAATGATGAACTAAAGGCAATGGTTACCAATACCACAGAAGCAGAGAGTCCTACGACATTTCAAGCCGTACTAGAGCATTACAAGAATCATAGTCCAGATTTGTTGTGCGTGGTAAGGCGCAAACGTGGATTTTTCTCAAAGCTTTGGGAAGATGATGTCATTTTGAAAAAAGATTTTCACAGTTCAACTATTCCTGTCTTAGTATTGAGCGGATTAAAATAA
- a CDS encoding GNAT family N-acetyltransferase has protein sequence MIRKGKIGDIETIMELTKACAKAMIANGICQWNEHYPNASAFIKDVKRGELYILELDAEIKGTIVISTFMDEEYKPIKWLTKNDHNLYIHRLAIHPSIQGKGFAQQLMNFAEQYAIENNYHSIRLDTFSQNKRNQKFYELRGYKRLGDIYFPKQSEFPFHCYELVL, from the coding sequence ATGATTAGAAAAGGGAAGATTGGAGATATAGAAACGATTATGGAGTTAACCAAAGCCTGTGCAAAAGCCATGATTGCAAATGGTATTTGTCAATGGAACGAACATTATCCTAACGCATCAGCTTTTATTAAGGATGTTAAAAGAGGAGAGCTCTATATTTTAGAATTAGACGCTGAAATAAAAGGTACAATTGTTATTTCAACCTTTATGGATGAAGAATATAAACCTATAAAATGGTTAACAAAAAACGACCACAATCTATACATTCATCGTTTGGCTATTCATCCTTCTATACAAGGCAAAGGCTTTGCGCAACAACTCATGAATTTTGCAGAGCAATACGCTATAGAAAACAACTATCACTCCATAAGATTAGATACCTTTTCTCAGAACAAAAGAAACCAAAAGTTTTACGAACTTCGTGGCTATAAACGATTGGGAGATATTTATTTTCCTAAACAAAGCGAATTTCCTTTTCACTGTTACGAATTAGTCCTTTGA
- a CDS encoding 2OG-Fe(II) oxygenase, whose protein sequence is MKSLFESISFTENVLYENIIADLGSKQYTIIDDFFTRDEVTALRASLLQKYEEDSFKKSAIGNRTNEVIKAKVRGDIILWIDEQNINVSEQLFFDKINDLKDYLNRTCFLGINQKEFHYAIYPEGTFYKRHLDTFQYDDRRKLSFVCYLNEENWKPENGGELVLYLENGEETIYPFPGKVVIFESQILEHEVKPVNTPRLSITGWLKTR, encoded by the coding sequence TTGAAAAGTCTATTTGAATCTATTTCGTTTACAGAAAACGTTCTGTACGAGAATATTATAGCAGATCTAGGATCTAAACAATACACCATTATTGATGATTTTTTTACGAGAGATGAGGTAACAGCTTTAAGAGCTTCGTTATTGCAAAAGTACGAGGAGGACAGTTTTAAAAAATCAGCAATAGGTAACCGAACTAATGAAGTTATAAAGGCCAAAGTAAGAGGCGATATTATCCTTTGGATTGATGAGCAAAATATTAATGTGTCTGAGCAGTTGTTTTTTGATAAAATAAATGACCTAAAAGATTATCTCAACCGCACCTGTTTTTTGGGTATAAACCAAAAAGAATTTCACTATGCTATTTATCCAGAAGGGACATTTTACAAGCGCCATTTAGATACATTTCAGTATGACGACAGAAGAAAGCTCTCTTTTGTCTGCTATTTAAATGAAGAAAACTGGAAGCCTGAAAACGGTGGCGAACTGGTATTATATTTAGAAAACGGAGAAGAAACTATTTATCCTTTTCCTGGTAAGGTGGTAATTTTTGAGAGTCAGATTTTAGAGCATGAGGTAAAACCGGTAAATACACCTAGACTCAGTATAACAGGCTGGTTAAAAACAAGATAG